The DNA segment CGAGATGGATGCCCTCGCCGGTGGTGCCGCCCTGGATGTCGGCGATGTCCCCGCGCAGGGCCTCCTGGCAGAAGGTCCAGGCCTCGGCGCGCCGGTCCCGGGCAAGCACCCATCCGTGGACGAGACCGCTCAGGGTGGACCCGTGACTGGTGCGGTGCAGGTAGTGGTCCACCGTGAGGCGCCAGGTCGCCTCGTCCATCCCGTACCCCAGCCGGCGGAAGAGGCCTCGCAGTTCGGCCGGGGAGAACAGATACCCGAGCATCAGGACGTCCGCCTGTTTCGAGGCCCGGTAGCGGTTGACGGTGTCGCCCTCGGCCTCCAGGATCCGGTCCAGTCGCCGGATGTCCTCGTAACGCCGCCGGTAGTCCCGCCAGTCGAGTTCGGCGAGCTTTCCGTACCCCTCGAACTGGCTGACGACACCGTCGTGGAAGGGCACGTGCAGAGCTCGGGAGACCTCCTCCCACCTCTCTAGTTCGCTCCGTTCGAGGCCCGTGTGTTCGTCGAGTTCCCGTCGGCGCGGCTCGGGCAGGTTGCGCAGCACGTCCAGGGTGTGGGCGAGCACCCAGGCCGCGGTGACGTTCGTGTAGGCGTTGTCGTCGACTCCGGGCCCGGAGGCGTCGGGGTAGGCGTCGTGGTACTCGTCGGGACCCATCACCCCCTTGATGCGGTAGCGGCCCAGGAGCGGGTCGTAGACGGCGGCGTCCGACCAGAAGCGGGAGATCTGCAGCAGCAGTTCGGCGCCCTTGGTGTGCAGGAACTCGGTGTCGCAGGTGGCCTCGCAGTACTGCCACACGTTGTACGCGATCGCCGATCCCACATGGTGCTGGAGGCGGGAGTGATCGGGCACCCAGTGACCCGACCGCGGGTTGAGGTGGACCTGTTGGGCCTCCTCCCGGCCGTCGCTGCCGCTCTGCCAGGGGTACATGGCCCCTCGCCGTCCGGCGTCCCGGGCTGCGGTGCAGGACCGGTCGAGACGTCGGTGGCGGTAGAGCAGCAGGGCCCGGGAGACCTCGGGGAAGTGCAGGTTGAGGTAGGGCAGCACGAACAGCTCGTCCCAGAAGACGTGTCCGCGGTACGCCTCTCCGTGCAGGCCCCGGGCCGGTACGCCGACGTCCAGGTCGGCGGTGTGCGGGGAGAGGGTCTGCAGCACGTGGAAGAGGTGCAGGCGCAGGATGGTGCCGGCCTCCCCCGGCACGTCCAGCTCGCCCCGGCGCCACAGCCGGCCCCAGGCCGTCCGGTGGGACTCCACCAGCTCCGCGAAGCCGGCGACGCGGCCCACCCGGTCGATGGCAGCGTGCAGGGGGTCGCTGATCGCCGGGTCACGTGAGGTGTACAGCGCGACGATCTTGTCCACGGTCTCCGTACGGCCCGCGGTCAGGTGCAGCCACGTCAGCTGGACGGCCCGCGGGTTCTCCTTGTGGAGAGTGACGGGCGCCTCGGAGAGCAGCCGGGACGCCTGCGCGATCCGGAGGTCGGAGGTGCGGGTACGGCAGCGCAGCCACACGGTGTCCGGTGTCGTGCTGCCGCTGTGCACACGGGTCAGGTGACGGCCGTCCAGGTCCCGGTAGCGGGCCACCCCGGCGTTGGTGACGCCGCCGTCGAGGGCCGCCTCGACCTCGAGTGGGCCGGAGTGCCGCTCGGGCGTGAACTCGGTGCGCAGCGCGGCCAGATGAGGGTCGGCCATGTGCACCAGGCGTTCCTGGCGCACCCTCAGTACCCGGCCCTCCCCCAGGTCGTACCGGGTCAGGCGCTCCAGCAGCCCCGCGGAGAGCAGGAGGATCTCACGGTGGTCGAGCACGGTCGTCGTGTCGGGGGTGAGCCACGGCCCCCCGGGCAGCCGGAACCGCAGGGACAGCCAGTTGGGCAGGTTGACCAGGTCCTCGTTCTCGATGCGCCGTCCGGCCACCTCGGAGGTGAGCCGGTCGTAGCAGCCGGCCGCGTACGTTCCCGGGTAGTGCACGTCGTCGCCGGCGCATTCCGGCAGCGCACCCCGGGTGGCGAAGAAGCCGTTGCCGAGCGTGCACAGCGACTCCCGCAGGCGTACCTCAGCGGGGTCGTATCCCTCGTACTCCCAGGTCCAGCCGACCACGTCGACTCCTTCCCCCACCAGGCCCAGCGGGCTCCGGTGGTTGCGCACGGGGTACCCGCGCGGGACAGGAACACACACCGGCCGAACCCGCCTACGGACCACCGGCGCAAAGCGCGTACGGGGCGGCTAGCTCCGTCCTCCGCAGGTCACCCGTTCGGGAAGATCAACTGATCACAGCTGGTCAGCCACCGATCAGCGCAGCGGTCCGCGGTGCAGAACCCGCCGAAGCACGACCGCTTCGGGACCGTGATCAAGCCCGGAGACTGTGCAGAGGAGTGACCCGCGGAGGACGCATCTAGCCCTCCCGCACAGGCACGCGCCACACCAGGGTGGTGCCACGGCCGGGGGCGCTGTCGATCTCCAGATCGCCGCCCAGCTGCGCGGCGCGTTCGGCCATGTTGCGCAGGCCACTGCGGCGGCCGTCCTCCGGGATACCCGCACCGTTGTCGGCGACGGTCAGCCGCACCTCGCGGCCGTCGGTCTCGAGGGCCACCTCCACCCGATCGGCACGCGCGTGCCGGGCGATGTTGGCCAGGGCCTCGGACAGGACGGCCACCAGATGGTCGACGGCCCCCATCGGCACAAGGGTGTCGACCAGGCCCTCCATCCGCACGCTGGGCGCGAAACCCAGCACGGGGGCCGCCTCGCCGACCACCCGTACGGCGCGGGCCCGCAGTCCGGCCCCGGATGCGGCGGCGTGGGCGCGCAGGCCGAAAATGGTCGATCT comes from the Streptomyces sp. KMM 9044 genome and includes:
- a CDS encoding glycoside hydrolase family 65 protein, translating into MVGWTWEYEGYDPAEVRLRESLCTLGNGFFATRGALPECAGDDVHYPGTYAAGCYDRLTSEVAGRRIENEDLVNLPNWLSLRFRLPGGPWLTPDTTTVLDHREILLLSAGLLERLTRYDLGEGRVLRVRQERLVHMADPHLAALRTEFTPERHSGPLEVEAALDGGVTNAGVARYRDLDGRHLTRVHSGSTTPDTVWLRCRTRTSDLRIAQASRLLSEAPVTLHKENPRAVQLTWLHLTAGRTETVDKIVALYTSRDPAISDPLHAAIDRVGRVAGFAELVESHRTAWGRLWRRGELDVPGEAGTILRLHLFHVLQTLSPHTADLDVGVPARGLHGEAYRGHVFWDELFVLPYLNLHFPEVSRALLLYRHRRLDRSCTAARDAGRRGAMYPWQSGSDGREEAQQVHLNPRSGHWVPDHSRLQHHVGSAIAYNVWQYCEATCDTEFLHTKGAELLLQISRFWSDAAVYDPLLGRYRIKGVMGPDEYHDAYPDASGPGVDDNAYTNVTAAWVLAHTLDVLRNLPEPRRRELDEHTGLERSELERWEEVSRALHVPFHDGVVSQFEGYGKLAELDWRDYRRRYEDIRRLDRILEAEGDTVNRYRASKQADVLMLGYLFSPAELRGLFRRLGYGMDEATWRLTVDHYLHRTSHGSTLSGLVHGWVLARDRRAEAWTFCQEALRGDIADIQGGTTGEGIHLGAMAGTLDLVQRGLPGLETRNGDLRLDPVPLPELSSYGFTLRYHGHWGVRLRLERGRVEIAVPSSGPGPVDVRLPDRTARLQPGETGHLPLTD